In Helianthus annuus cultivar XRQ/B chromosome 3, HanXRQr2.0-SUNRISE, whole genome shotgun sequence, a single window of DNA contains:
- the LOC110927718 gene encoding homeobox-leucine zipper protein REVOLUTA, which yields MARQYVRSVINSVQRVAMAISPSGLSPCVGPKTSPGSPDALTLAQWICQSYMYHLGADLLSSGSVVGESLLKDLWQHQDAILCCSLKV from the exons ATGGCCCGACAATATGTTCGAAGTGTCATCAACTCGGTTCAGAGAGTTGCGATGGCTATATCTCCTTCTGGTTTGAGCCCGTGTGTCGGTCCCAAAACGTCTCCTGGCTCGCCCGATGCACTCACTTTAGCGCAATGGATTTGCCAGAGCTACAT GTATCATTTAGGAGCGGATTTGTTAAGCTCGGGTTCGGTAGTTGGGGAATCGTTATTGAAAGATCTTTGGCAACATCAAGACGCCATTTTGTGTTGTTCTCTAAAGGTATAA